CTTGTTTTGTATTTTTGGTAACAGGGATCAAGGTGAGATAAACCGTGAGGGGTAAATAAGTGTGAAGAAACTGTTGACACAATACGATTCCGTTAAAACTCAATTGATTATTCCCAAAAATGGAAAGAAAGTATGGTGTCTGTTAAAAAATCTCAAGAGTGTCTCTAAATATACAAAGTCCGGAGAGATTCAACGCAATAGAGACAGCTATACCAGTAGCGTCAATCGAACAGGCAATAGCGAAAACCGAAGTCGAAGAGGAACGCAATCGCTCATTACCAGCACAAATAGTAGTTGGTTTGATAATAGCAATGAGCCTGTCGCCCTTGAAATTAGATGCGAGATGTACTAAAGCAATACGGTTCAGTTAGCGATAAAAACAGGAACTAACGTAGGTTGGATTGAGGTACAAAACCCAACCTACAATTCTTCTTAGCTGAACCGTATTGGCGTAGAGTGTCAATTTTTTGTATTTACCAAGATGACAAGTGAATTGAAGCGCAATCATCTATCGCGGGGACGCAAGACTCGAACTACTAAAATTGCGCCCCCTTTTGACACACTTGTAAACCGATATGTCAAGACACATTGCAACACGTCGATTTATCGGTAACGTAGAAGGCTGCATAGGAAGCGTAGCGACTTTCCCCAGAGTCAGCACCCGTTGGTTGATAGGGGAGTTATTCAACTCCCGATATTGTCGAAGCACCTTCAGCCTGTTGAGGCAGACTGGGCAACTCCAAGCAGTAACCCGCACCATATACCGTTTTGATATAGCGGGGATGGCGCGGGTCAGGTTCTAGTTTGGTTCTCAAGTGACGAATGTGTACGCGAATGGTTTCTATATCATCATCTGGATCGTAGCCCCAGACTTCCCTAAGAATTTCACTCGGGGAAACAGTCTGACCATGGCGTTGGAGTAAGCAGTGCAGTAGCTCAAACTCCAAGTGAGTCAGTTTCACTGTTTGACTGAACCATATCGCCTCAAAGCGTTCTGGAACCAGGGTAAGCGGTCCGTAATTGAGAATTTCACTGTGCTTTGCAGCTTGAGGAATGCGGTCGGTACGTCGCAACAGCGCCCGCACCCGTGCCAACATTTCTTCAACTTCAAAGGGTTTGGTGAGGTAATCATCTGCGCCAGCGTTAAAGCCTTCCACTTTGTCCTGAGTTTGGCTTAAAGCCGTTAACATCAACACGGGAATCTCCGCAGTGCGCTCATCCCGACGCAGGCGTTGACAAACGGTAAATCCATCTACCCTTGGCAGCATCAGGTCTAGCATAATCAAATCTGGCTGTAGCTGGAGAGCTAGCGCCTGACCTTTGATGCCGTCTTCAGCTTGGCTGACATCGTAACCAGCCATTTCTAGGTTAACGGCAACGAGTTCTGAAATTGCAGGGTCATCGTCTATGACAAGAATCCTCGGCATTAGTAAAAGTTTATTACTACTTATTAAGGATAAATAAGAACCTTTGGTAGATACAAAGATTACTGTATTGATTATAAAAAATTTTTTAAATATAACATAAAGATTAAGATTAAAGGATTATGAAACCAAACCTAAACTATACTAGATTTTGGCTTTAAATGTGTGACTCCTCTTACAGTCCACCGTGGTTTTTACAAAACGGTCTTGTCCTGACTGTCTACACCGCTCGGTGGGGTACTCTTCATTGGGAACGTACAATCAATAACCCAGAGCCGCCTTATGAAGAAAAAATTTTCATAGGTGCCCAAGGTGTACCTATTTTTGGATACGTAGCCATTCCTGAAAACGCTCATGGCACTATTGTGGGCACTTATGGCATTACAGGGGATTTGGATAACCAATGGTATTTAAGGCTGCTAGGGCGTAAAGCATATGCTCAAGGGTATGCTGTCGTACTCTTTGATTGGCGGGGTCACGGGAAGACAGCCCAGTTGTCGCCAACTTTAACAAGTGATGGATTGTACGAGGGAGAGGATTTTGTTCGCATTGCGGCAAGTGCCAAAGCAATGGGATGTCCAGGAAAATTTTGGTTTACAGGCTACTCTTTAGGGGGGCAATTAGCTCTATGGGCAGTGAAAGCTGCTGTAGAACTAACAAAACAGGATGAGAATTTAGGGCTAGAAGACACTGACATTGGCGGTGCCGCAGTTATTTGTCCAAGTCTAGAGTCTCGGCGATCGCTGTCTTATCTAGTCAAACACCCTGTGGGAAAATATCTTGAGAGGGCGATCGCACGGCAGTTGAAAAAACTCGCGTGGCAAATTCATGATGCTCATCCTGGATCTGTTGACCCTGAAGCGATTGAAAGAGCTAATAGTATCTGGGGTTTTGATGAAGAACTGGTGATTGGGCGATTAGGTTTCCCCACAGTGGAAGCTTACTACGACGCAACTAGTGCTTTGCCCCTGCTGCCACATCTAGCAAAACCGACTTTGATTATATACGCTGAAGATGATCCTTTGTTTGATCCAACGCTCATACCTGAGTTACAAGCTGCTTGTGCTAATAACCCAGCCATAGATTTGTTACTGACTCGTTATGGTGGTCATGTCGGCTATATCAGTAGTAAAGCGTGCCAGCGCCAAGCAAAAGACCCTGATCCTTGGTGGGCGTGGAATCGTATTTTAGAGTGGATAGGTCAGCAGGGCAAGAGTATTAACAAACTTCGCTGAATGAATAGACAACAATAGACATTAATGGTGTCCTAACTTTTTTTGAAAAAGCCTGTGCGTGATGGTGCAGAGCGCCTTTGGGTGAAAAAGAGGATTATATTTTTCAGGACTTGTGTGCGACTCGTTATAGTATCAATACGAAAGACCAGATTTGTTGTCAAGCGAAGGAGAAGACGAGGGCGAGGTTGAAGCGGAGTCCGGATGCGAAGGCGGTTGTGATTGCTTTGGAGAATTCGATGCAGTTAAGTGCTGTATGTTCTCATGTTGTTGGTGCAGATGGGTTAGAGTCGTGGGGTGTTGGTGAATTGGATTTGTTGCATCAGCTTTTTGATGGGGGTTGAGGTGGTGTGCGAATCGCACAGCGTGTCCAGAGGACATACCGCACAGCGTTTCTGTGGGAAATATTGCATAGGGAGTTTGGTGGTAATGCTTTATTTAACTGTGAAAAATCACGTTATTCCACAACTTTCTTTGTATAATCTGCTTTCACCCAACCTTTTCGGTTAGTACCTTCTACGCAAATATTTTGCCAGGTTTTATCCTCGTTTTCCTTCAAAATTAGGACTTACGCATTGACAAAGTGGGCGTGATATGCTATATATGGTAAAATTGGGAGTTTTTTTCACAGCATTCTGGGTTGTGAGTGGTATCTAATCTTAGAATGCTGACTCCCACCCAGCTTTTCTATGTCTCTCAAAGCTTTGGTTCACAAACGTTTCAGGCGTTGAGCAACCAATTATTGTCAGTCAACCAGGCAACTGGGTACCGATTGCTTGTCTCACATGAGACTTGATACCTACAAAAAGTTCAGATTTCGAGAATTAGTGGTCGATGATCTGATACCTCGGGCTGCTCTACAACCTGAAAGCTAACCACTTCAACAGATGTATTGACGAGCATGTAGTCGGCAAACCGTCCGGACTTTTTGTAGTGCGAAGTCCGAGTATCGGTAAATCCTCGCGAGGTTACTAGATCAGTCAACCCGAGCTTTTTGAGGACATCAAAAGTTTCACTGTCCGGCTCAACATTGAAGTCGCCACAGACCACGAGAGGGTCATTTTCTTCCATGACGCCTTGCACCAGTGCTGACAGCCTGTGCGCCTGCGCCACCCGCTCTGGCGTATCCATTTTGCCGTTCAGGTCTCTTAAGCCGTGCATATGAACAATGCTGACTGGCCTATCTTTCTCAAAGTCAAAGACACGAATTGCATGGGCACTTCGAGACCGAGGATGCTCACCATAACCATTTGTTTCAAAGGACTTGTGCACGAACCCCTGAACCTGCCCGATGATTGGAACGCTCTTTCGGGTGAATGTGGCAAGTCCCCACTGTGAGGGGATCTGTTGATCCCCATCCCACAAAACGCCCTGCGCTGTGGGGCAA
The sequence above is a segment of the Mastigocladopsis repens PCC 10914 genome. Coding sequences within it:
- a CDS encoding YheT family hydrolase is translated as MCDSSYSPPWFLQNGLVLTVYTARWGTLHWERTINNPEPPYEEKIFIGAQGVPIFGYVAIPENAHGTIVGTYGITGDLDNQWYLRLLGRKAYAQGYAVVLFDWRGHGKTAQLSPTLTSDGLYEGEDFVRIAASAKAMGCPGKFWFTGYSLGGQLALWAVKAAVELTKQDENLGLEDTDIGGAAVICPSLESRRSLSYLVKHPVGKYLERAIARQLKKLAWQIHDAHPGSVDPEAIERANSIWGFDEELVIGRLGFPTVEAYYDATSALPLLPHLAKPTLIIYAEDDPLFDPTLIPELQAACANNPAIDLLLTRYGGHVGYISSKACQRQAKDPDPWWAWNRILEWIGQQGKSINKLR
- a CDS encoding endonuclease/exonuclease/phosphatase family protein produces the protein MKIMCLNGWGGKLQEHLIPYVHDTSPDVLCLQEVVHTPTSHKDWLTYRDGDHILPQRANFFRDVSEALPDHVAAFCPTAQGVLWDGDQQIPSQWGLATFTRKSVPIIGQVQGFVHKSFETNGYGEHPRSRSAHAIRVFDFEKDRPVSIVHMHGLRDLNGKMDTPERVAQAHRLSALVQGVMEENDPLVVCGDFNVEPDSETFDVLKKLGLTDLVTSRGFTDTRTSHYKKSGRFADYMLVNTSVEVVSFQVVEQPEVSDHRPLILEI
- a CDS encoding response regulator transcription factor, which translates into the protein MPRILVIDDDPAISELVAVNLEMAGYDVSQAEDGIKGQALALQLQPDLIMLDLMLPRVDGFTVCQRLRRDERTAEIPVLMLTALSQTQDKVEGFNAGADDYLTKPFEVEEMLARVRALLRRTDRIPQAAKHSEILNYGPLTLVPERFEAIWFSQTVKLTHLEFELLHCLLQRHGQTVSPSEILREVWGYDPDDDIETIRVHIRHLRTKLEPDPRHPRYIKTVYGAGYCLELPSLPQQAEGASTISGVE
- a CDS encoding transposase domain-containing protein — translated: MSLNIQSPERFNAIETAIPVASIEQAIAKTEVEEERNRSLPAQIVVGLIIAMSLSPLKLDARCTKAIRFS